A single region of the Alosa alosa isolate M-15738 ecotype Scorff River chromosome 6, AALO_Geno_1.1, whole genome shotgun sequence genome encodes:
- the LOC125295822 gene encoding LOW QUALITY PROTEIN: intraflagellar transport protein 122 homolog (The sequence of the model RefSeq protein was modified relative to this genomic sequence to represent the inferred CDS: inserted 2 bases in 1 codon), whose protein sequence is MRAVPTWIDKVHDRDKVEQCIYDIAFKPDGSQLIVAAGNRVLVYDTSDGTLIQPLKGHKDTVYCVAYAKDGKRFASGSADKSIIIWTSKLEGILKYTHNDSIQCVSYNPVTHQLASCSSGDFGLWSPEQKSVNKHKVSSKITCCGWTNDGQYLALGMMNGVVSIRNKNGEEKVKIERPGGSSSPIWSIAWNPSNDWQMWTAFTNWDEADQETVEEGSCLSDEELEALGLLLDRPESGRETGSVAEEGQAERAGQETDEELLLQEVDSCGPLRDEHNDILAVADWGQRLSFYQLSGKQIGKDRLLNYDPCCVSYFSKGEYIVMGGSDKQASLYTKDGVRLGPISEQNSWVWTCRVKPDSNYVVVGCQDGTIAFFQLIFSTVHGLYKDRYAYRDSMTDVIVQHLITEQKVRIKCRELVKKIAIYRNRLAIQLPEKILIYECYTDDSSDMHYRVKEKISRRFECNLLVVCSRHLILCQEKRLQCLSFTNVKEREWLMESLIRYIKVIGGPPGREGLLVGLKNGSILKIFVDNPFAITLLKQSTSVRCLDMSATRSKLAVVDEHNTCLVYDIHTKELLFQEPNANSVAWNTQCEDMLCFSGNGYLNIKASNFPVHQQKLQGFVVGYNGSKIFCLHVYSMAAVEVPQSAPMYQYLERRMFKEAYQIACLGVTDSDWRDLATEALEGLDFDTAKKAFIRVRDLRYLELISSIEERKKRGESNSELFLADVFAYQGKFHEAAKLYRRCGYDNRALSMYTDLRMFEYAKDYLGSADPKDTRVLMSKQADWARSSKEPRAAAEMYLSAGEHLKAINIIGEHGWVDMLIDLARKLDKAEREPLSRCAAFFKQLNHHGYASETYTKMGDLKALAQLHVDARHWDEAFTLVDKHPELRDDVYVPYAQWLAENDRFEEAQKAFHRAGRQAEAVRVLEQLTHNAVVESRFNDASYYYWMLAMQCLDIARDNEDKKEEMLKKFHRFQMLAELYHVYHSIHRYTEDPFSSHMPETLFNISRFLLHHLTKDVPLGISKVNTLYTLAKQSKHLGDTSYKWPHPLADXARPLCIHPRLQEAMQLGSLTVRSKPFHDSEDLVPMCFRCSTNNPLLNNLGNVCINCRQPFICSASSYEVLPLVEFYLEEGITDEEAVSLIDLEAPQTDRKSSRWHNMSSGESQSLKLEDSVDESEDPFTAKLSFEQGGSEFVPVVVSKSVLMSMSRRDVLIKRWPRPLRWQYYRSLLPDVSITMCPSCFQMFHSEEYELLVLQHNCCPYCRRSIDEPN, encoded by the exons ATGAGAGCCGTTCCAACGTGGATCGATAAAGTGCACGACCGTGACAAGGTTGAGCAATG TATTTATGATATAGCCTTCAAACCGGATGGCTCTCAACTCATTGTAGCTGCAGGAAACAGGGTGCTG gtgtATGACACATCTGATGGGACCTTGATACAGCCTTTAAAAGGACACAAGGACACTGTCTACTGTGTGGCCTATGCTAAAGAtg gaaAGCGTTTTGCGTCAGGTTCTGCTGACAAGAGCATCATCATCTGGACATCAAAACTTGAGGGAATTCTTAAATATAC ACACAATGACTCTATTCAGTGTGTTTCGTACAACCCTGTTACTCATCAGTTGGCCTCCTGTTCCTCAGGCGATTTTG GTCTGTGGTCTCCAGAGCAAAAGTCGGTAAACAAACATAAAGTCAGCAGCAAAATCACATGCTGTGG CTGGACGAATGATGGGCAGTACCTGGCTTTGGGCATGATGAATGGCGTTGTGAGCATCCGCAACAAGAACGGAGAGGAGAAGGTGAAGATCGAGCGGCCGGGCGGATCCTCCTCTCCTATCTGGTCCATAGCCTGGAACCCCTCAAA TGACTGGCAGATGTGGACGGCCTTCACCAACTGGGACGAGGCGGACCAGGAGACTGTAGAGGAGGGCAGCTGCCTGTCGGACGAGGAGCTGGAGGCTCTGGGCCTCCTGCTGGACAGGCCAGAGAGCGGCAGGGAGACAGGCAGTGTGGCAGAGGAGGGccaggcagagagagcaggGCAGGAGACAGACGAGGAGCTGCTGCTGCAAGAGGTGGACAGCTGTGGGCCACTCAG GGATGAACACAATGATATTTTGGCAGTGGCTGACTGGGGCCAGAGACTCTCATTCTATCAGCTCAGTGGCAAGCAG ATAGGGAAGGACCGGCTCCTGAACTATGACCCCTGCTGCGTCAGCTACTTCTCCAAGGGCGAGTACATTGTGATGGGGGGCTCCGACAAGCAGGCCTCACTCTACACCAAAGACGGCGTGCGCCTGGGCCCCATCAGCGAGCAGAACTCCTGGGTGTGGACCTGCCGCGTCAAACCCGACTCCAACTACGTG GTGGTAGGCTGTCAGGACGGCACCATTGCCTTCTTCCAGCTGATCTTCAGCACCGTTCACGGCCTCTACAAGGACCGCTACGCCTACAGAGACAGCATGACTGACGTCATCGTCCAGCACCTCATCACTGAGCAGAAAG TGAGGATAAAATGCAGAGAGTTGGTGAAGAAGATCGCCATCTACAGGAACCGGCTAGCCATCCAGCTGCCGGAGAAGATCCTCATCTACGAGTGCTACACGGACGACTCATCGGACATGCACTACCGCGTCAAGGAGAAGATAAGCCGGCGCTTCGAGTGCAACCTGCTGGTGGTGTGCTCCCGCCACCTCATCCTCTGCCAG GAGAAGAGGCTTCAGTGTCTGTCCTTCACCaatgtgaaagagagggagtggctGATGGAGTCTCTCATTCGCTACATCAAAGTGATTGGCGGCCCGCCAGGGAGGGAGGGGCTTTTAGTGGGCCTGAAGAACGGTTCG ATCTTGAAGATCTTCGTGGACAACCCGTTCGCCATCACGCTGCTGAAGCAGAGCACATCGGTGCGCTGTCTGGACATGAGTGCCACGCGCAGCAAGCTGGCCGTGGTGGACGAGCACAACACCTGCCTGGTCTACGACATCCACACCAAAGAGCTGCTCTTCCAG GAGCCCAATGCGAACAGCGTGGCCTGGAACACCCAGTGTGAGGACATGCTGTGTTTCTCGGGGAACGGCTACCTGAACATCAAGGCCAGTAACTTCCCTGTGCACCAGCAGAAGCTGCAGGGCTTTGTGGTGGGCTACAACGGCTCCAAGATCTTCTGCTTACACGTCTACTCTATGGCAGCGGTGGAAGtaccccag TCGGCTCCCATGTATCAGTACCTGGAGAGGCGCATGTTTAAGGAGGCCTATCAGATCGCCTGCCTGGGCGTGACCGACAGTGACTGGCGAGATCTGGCCACCGAGGCCCTGGAAGGTCTGGATTTTGACACCGCTAAGaag GCCTTTATCAGGGTGAGGGATCTACGCTACCTGGAGCTCATCAGCAGCATCGAG gagcggaagaaaagaggagagagcaaCAGCGAGCTGTTTCTGGCTGATGTGTTTGCTTACCAGGGGAAGTTTCACGAGGCTGCCAAGCTTTACCGGCGCTGTGGTTATGACAACAGAGCGCTCAGCATGTACACAGACCTGCGCATGTTCGAGTACGCCAAG gaCTACCTGGGCTCGGCCGACCCTAAGGACACGCGTGTGCTGATGAGTAAGCAGGCGGACTGGGCGCGCAGCAGCAAGGAGCCCCGGGCGGCCGCCGAGATGTACCTGAGCGCTGGGGAGCACCTCAAGGCCATCAACATCATCGGAGAGCACGGCTGGGTGGACAt GTTGATAGATCTGGCGCGCAAGCTGGATAAAGCGGAGCGGGAGCCGCTGTCCCGCTGTGCTGCCTTTTTTAAGCAGCTCAATCACCATGGTTACGCCTCTGAGACTTACACCAAGATGGGAGACCTTAAGGCACTGGCACAGTTACACGTCGACGCCCGGCACTGGGATGAG GCCTTCACCCTGGTGGACAAACACCCCGAGCTCAGAGATGATGTGTACGTGCCATACGCCCAGTGGCTGGCAGAGAACGACCGCTTTGAAGAGGCccagaaag CGTTCCACCgggcgggcaggcaggcggAGGCGGTGCGCGTGCTGGAGCAGCTCACCCACAACGCCGTGGTGGAGAGCCGCTTCAACGACGCCTCCTACTACTACTGGATGCTGGCCATGCAGTGTCTGGACATCGCaagag ATAACGAGGACAAGAAGGAGGAGATGCTGAAGAAGTTCCACCGTTTCCAGATGTTGGCTGAGCTCTACCACGTCTATCACTCCATCCACCGTTACACA GAGGATCCGTTCAGTTCTCACATGCCAGAGACGCTCTTCAACATCTCACGCTTCCTGCTACATCATCTCACCAAGGACGTTCCTCTGGGTATTTCCAAAGT GAACACGCTGTATACGCTGGCGAAGCAGAGTAAGCACCTGGGCGACACAAGCTACAAATGGCCACACCCTCTGGCTGA TGCAAGGCCTCTTTGCATCCACCCGCGGCTGCAGGAGGCCATGCAGCTGGGCAGCCTCACCGTGCGCTCCAAACCCTTCCACGacagcgag GACTTGGTCCCCATGTGTTTCCGCTGCTCCACCAACAACCCTCTCCTAAACAACCTTGGCAACGTGTGTATCAACTGCAGACAGCCCTTCATCTGCTCAGCCTCCTCCTACG aggTGTTGCCGCTGGTGGAGTTCTACTTGGAGGAGGGGATCACAGATGAGGAGGCCGTGTCTTTGATTGACCTGGAGGCACCACAGACCGACAGGAAGAGCTCACGCTGGCACAACATGAGCAGCGGGG AGTCCCAGTCCCTGAAGCTGGAGGACAGTGTGGATGAGTCAGAGGACCCCTTCACAGCCAAGCTGAGCTTTGAG cagGGGGGCAGTGAGTTTGTGCCTGTGGTGGTCAGCAAGAGCGTGCTGATGTCCATGTCCAGACGGGACGTCTTGATCAAGCGCTGGCCTCGTCCGCTCAGATGGCAGTACTACCGCTCCCTGCTGCCCGACGTCAGCATCACCATGTGCCCATCCTGCTTCCAG ATGTTCCACAGCGAGGAGTACGAGCTGCTGGTCCTGCAGCACAACTGCTGTCCCTACTGTCGCCGGTCCATCGACGAGCCCAactaa
- the LOC125296081 gene encoding rhodopsin-like: MNGTEGPNFYVPMSNRTGVVRSPFEHPQYYLAEPWKYSLLAAYMIFLMITSFPVNFLTLYVTVKHKKLRTPLNYILLNLAVADLFMVIGGFTVTLYTALHGYFVLGVTGCNVEGFFATLGGEIALWSLVALAIERYIVVCKPMTTFRFGEKHAIVGVAFTWIMALTCALPPLMGWSRYIPEGMQCSCGIDYYTPRPELHNTSFVIYMFLLHFTIPLIIIFFCYSRLLCTVRAAAAQQQESESTQRAEKEVTRMVIVMVIAFLVCWVPYATVAWYIFANQGANFGPIAMTVPAFFAKSAALYNPVIYILLNRQFRNCMLKTVCCGTNPFGEEEVTTTASSKTQSSTISSSQVGPA, translated from the exons ATGAACGGAACGGAAGGGCCCAACTTCTACGTGCCCATGTCCAACCGGACTGGGGTGGTGCGCAGCCCCTTCGAGCACCCGCAGTACTATCTGGCCGAGCCGTGGAAGTACTCGCTGCTGGCCGCCTACATGATCTTCCTCATGATTACCTCCTTCCCGGTCAACTTCCTCACACTCTACGTCACGGTCAAGCACAAGAAGCTGCGCACCCCGCTCAACTACATCCTGCTCAACCTGGCCGTGGCGGACCTCTTCATGGTGATCGGCGGCTTCACCGTCACACTCTACACCGCGCTGCACGGCTACTTCGTACTGGGTGTCACCGGCTGCAACGTGGAGGGCTTCTTCGCCACTCTGGGTG GTGAAATTGCCCTGTGGTCCCTGGTAGCGTTGGCCATTGAGCGGTATATTGTAGTGTGCAAGCCTATGACCACCTTTCGATTTGGGGAGAAGCATGCGATTGTAGGCGTGGCCTTCACATGGATCATGGCTCTCACCTGTGCTTTGCCCCCTCTGATGGGCTGGTCCAG gtacatTCCTGAGGGGATGCAGTGCTCCTGTGGTATAGACTACTACACTCCCAGGCCTGAGCTCCACAACACCTCGTTTGTCATCTACATGTTCCTCCTCCACTTCACCATCCCTTTGATCATCATCTTCTTCTGCTACAGCCGCCTGCTCTGCACCGTCCGTGCG GCTGCAGCCCAGCAACAGGAGTCCGAGTCCACTCAGCGGGCAGAGAAGGAAGTGACACGCATGGTGATCGTCATGGTGATAGCCTTCTTGGTGTGCTGGGTGCCTTATGCCACTGTGGCCTGGTACATCTTTGCCAATCAGGGTGCGAACTTCGGACCCATCGCTATGACAGTCCCAGCATTCTTTGCCAAGAGTGCCGCCCTGTACAATCCAGTTATCTACATTCTCCTGAACAGACAG TTTAGAAACTGTATGCTGAAGACTGTATGCTGTGGGACGAACCCGTTCGGTGAGGAGGAAGTCACCACTACGGCCTCCTCTAAAACCCAGTCCTCCACCATCTCCTCCAGCCAGGTGGGCCCTGCCTga